The following proteins are co-located in the Deinococcus metallilatus genome:
- a CDS encoding MFS transporter, translating into MTEPVQKRPLLFLLATTFLFSVGISLVFPVLPFIVMEYVPQVSQQAAVIGWLAASFALLSFFSAPVMGALSDAYGRRPVLMLSLLGSAVGYLLFGIGGSLWMLFLGRGIDGLTAGGISALFGYVADTTPEEERGKTFGQIGAVFGAGFIVGPAIGGLLSHLSLSAPMFAAAAVCVLNLLWGYFILPESLAPERRSKQFDAAHLNPFTQLRGALAFPLVRRLVTVSVLFILPFSLMQLALSLLARDTLGWGPGQVSTTFIVVGVCDILGQGVLLPHLLRWLGEKRVATMALGMGVVGMTCLALLPLLPLTALLYTSVLLFSLGEGIFNATLGAMISVATPADAQGRVQGGAQAFGSLAQVAGPLAGGQLYSRFGPTATFGTGAALVALALVLLTGSRVQASRPQEAVG; encoded by the coding sequence ATGACTGAGCCTGTTCAGAAAAGACCGCTTCTCTTTCTGCTCGCCACCACCTTCCTGTTCTCCGTCGGCATCTCACTGGTGTTTCCGGTGCTGCCCTTTATCGTCATGGAGTACGTGCCGCAGGTTTCGCAGCAGGCCGCCGTGATCGGCTGGCTGGCGGCTTCGTTCGCGTTGCTGTCGTTCTTCTCCGCGCCGGTCATGGGCGCGCTCAGCGACGCCTACGGGCGGCGACCGGTGCTGATGCTGAGCCTGCTGGGGTCGGCGGTCGGATACCTGCTGTTCGGCATCGGCGGCAGCCTGTGGATGCTGTTCCTGGGGCGCGGCATCGACGGCCTCACGGCGGGCGGCATCAGCGCCCTGTTTGGCTATGTGGCCGACACCACGCCCGAAGAAGAACGCGGCAAGACCTTCGGGCAGATCGGGGCGGTGTTCGGGGCCGGGTTCATCGTGGGACCGGCCATCGGCGGGCTGCTTTCGCATCTCAGTCTGAGCGCGCCGATGTTCGCTGCCGCTGCCGTGTGCGTGCTGAACCTGCTGTGGGGCTATTTCATCCTGCCGGAAAGCCTCGCGCCCGAACGGCGCAGCAAGCAGTTCGATGCCGCCCACCTCAACCCCTTCACGCAGCTCCGCGGCGCACTGGCCTTCCCGCTGGTTCGCCGCCTGGTGACGGTCAGCGTGCTGTTCATCCTGCCCTTCTCGCTGATGCAGCTTGCCCTGTCGCTGCTGGCCCGCGACACGTTGGGCTGGGGACCGGGGCAGGTCAGCACGACCTTCATCGTGGTGGGCGTGTGCGACATTCTCGGCCAGGGGGTCTTGCTGCCGCACCTGCTCCGCTGGCTGGGCGAGAAGCGCGTGGCGACAATGGCCCTGGGCATGGGCGTGGTGGGGATGACCTGTCTGGCGCTGCTGCCGCTCCTGCCCCTCACCGCGCTGCTGTATACCAGCGTGCTGCTGTTCTCGCTGGGCGAGGGGATTTTCAATGCCACGCTGGGTGCGATGATCTCGGTCGCCACGCCCGCCGACGCCCAGGGCCGCGTGCAGGGCGGGGCGCAGGCCTTCGGTTCGCTGGCGCAGGTGGCCGGGCCGCTCGCGGGGGGGCAACTCTACTCGCGCTTCGGGCCGACCGCGACCTTCGGCACGGGCGCGGCGCTGGTGGCGCTGGCTCTGGTGCTCCTGACCGGAAGCCGCGTGCAGGCTTCCCGGCCGCAGGAAGCGGTGGGCTGA
- a CDS encoding CDP-alcohol phosphatidyltransferase family protein, translating into MTHGKARPAREWAAESLFRPLAERLVPPLARRNVNPVRVVLAHTALGVLAGVLLRRGHRLTPAALLQVKTLLDNLDGQLARATGQTTETGRYLDSELDVVVNAAVLLGLAGRWGLPLTLLQSLILSVDYLWERGHRAARGEVFRTPPAQTGDDPRVLAALKLAYALYFTPQERMLETLFEWRLRTLTGGEPTPAQRRAYTPRAINRVAVNLGLSTQLLALGACLLCGRPRVYLWSLPAQALLLTGVQVWRERQVVGYRPHPTASYPSSSG; encoded by the coding sequence ATGACCCACGGCAAGGCCCGCCCGGCCCGCGAGTGGGCCGCCGAGAGCCTGTTCCGGCCCCTCGCGGAGCGGCTCGTGCCGCCGCTGGCCCGCCGGAACGTGAACCCCGTCCGGGTCGTGCTGGCCCACACCGCCCTGGGCGTGCTGGCAGGCGTGCTGCTGCGCCGGGGCCACCGTCTCACGCCCGCCGCGCTGCTTCAGGTCAAGACGCTGCTCGACAACCTCGACGGGCAACTCGCCCGCGCCACCGGACAGACGACCGAGACGGGCCGCTATCTGGACTCGGAACTGGACGTGGTGGTGAACGCCGCCGTGCTGCTGGGCCTCGCCGGGCGCTGGGGCCTGCCCCTCACCCTGCTGCAAAGCCTGATCCTGAGCGTGGACTACCTGTGGGAACGGGGCCACCGCGCCGCCCGGGGCGAGGTCTTCCGCACTCCTCCCGCGCAGACCGGGGACGACCCGCGTGTCCTGGCCGCCCTGAAACTCGCCTACGCCCTGTACTTCACGCCGCAGGAACGGATGCTGGAGACGCTGTTCGAGTGGCGGCTGCGGACCCTGACGGGCGGGGAACCGACGCCCGCCCAGCGCCGCGCCTACACGCCCCGCGCCATCAACCGGGTCGCCGTGAACCTCGGCCTGAGTACGCAACTGCTCGCGCTGGGCGCCTGCCTGCTCTGCGGGCGGCCCCGTGTGTACCTGTGGAGCCTGCCCGCGCAGGCACTGCTGCTGACGGGCGTCCAGGTGTGGCGGGAGAGGCAGGTGGTGGGCTACAGGCCACACCCCACCGCCTCCTATCCCTCTTCCAGCGGATAG
- a CDS encoding MMPL family transporter, whose product MRALSLLVTRRPWLVLLLWALLAALSAYPASLAPKHLSANPGDLKNAESTRVTALLRERFGETDTNTALLVTRSHPPLTTPPGRAAYDRFITGLEAVPGVTRVLRAGAQGAVPTVSPDGTLALTVAQIPLREGASETLARVRAYAAAAGSRVLDVRVTGGQAIADDFTAFAESDTRRSEFAALPLTALVLLGVFGALVATGLPLVVGVLSITVAMAGLYGLAHVTEVSTFAQSVITMLGLGAGIDYALLMVNRFREELGRDGDARGAAARTVQTAGRSVLFSGLTVAIAMAALILPPIAFVRSMGLGGVLVVLLTVLASVTALPALLALLGERVNSPRLLRLTWSQSGTASASWTAFARRVTARPWLAVILSALFLLGLALPASQMRTGYAGAWGLTPGVESRDALADVRDLGAGGLLSQFEVILDLGGERYGPDDRVRFQRVVADLRALPGVQAVISPFLIPADLAGQPGGGGVEALGAVSLLTRRSFSQDRHLLRVTVVPDHYLRADQIEPFEARLRRTLAVSGFRFLLGGAPVGEREFSHALTDALPTAVLTVFAATFLLLMLAFRSLLVPLKSILMNTLTVGAAYGAVTLVVQQGVLAGPLGIPADVGVLDSSLPLLLFAVLFGLSMDYEIFLLSRVQEEVLRGHPNDEAVVLAVGRTARIITSAALIMFIVFCAFIGGRVVANKSIGLGLAVAVVLDATLVRLVLVPAFLKLAGRWNWWLPGWLDRLLPRVRVEH is encoded by the coding sequence GTGCGTGCCCTGTCCCTGCTCGTGACCCGTCGTCCCTGGCTGGTGCTGCTCTTGTGGGCGCTGCTCGCGGCCCTGAGCGCCTACCCGGCTTCGCTCGCGCCGAAGCACCTCAGCGCCAATCCCGGCGACCTGAAGAACGCCGAGAGCACCCGCGTCACGGCCCTGCTGCGCGAACGGTTCGGGGAGACGGACACGAATACGGCGCTGCTGGTCACCCGCTCGCACCCGCCCCTGACGACGCCGCCCGGACGGGCCGCCTACGACCGCTTCATCACCGGGCTGGAGGCGGTGCCGGGTGTCACGCGCGTGCTGCGGGCGGGCGCGCAGGGCGCCGTCCCGACGGTCAGCCCGGACGGCACCCTGGCCTTGACCGTCGCGCAGATTCCGCTGAGGGAAGGCGCGAGCGAGACGCTGGCCCGCGTGCGTGCTTACGCCGCCGCTGCCGGGTCCCGGGTGCTGGACGTGCGCGTGACCGGCGGGCAGGCCATCGCGGACGACTTCACCGCGTTTGCCGAGAGCGACACCAGGCGCAGCGAGTTCGCCGCCCTGCCCCTCACGGCGCTGGTGCTGCTGGGCGTGTTCGGGGCGCTGGTCGCCACCGGCCTGCCCCTGGTGGTCGGCGTACTGAGCATCACCGTGGCGATGGCAGGACTGTACGGCCTGGCCCACGTCACCGAGGTGAGCACCTTCGCCCAGAGCGTGATCACGATGCTGGGTCTGGGCGCGGGGATCGACTATGCCCTCCTGATGGTCAACCGCTTCCGGGAGGAGCTGGGCCGCGACGGGGACGCGCGGGGGGCGGCCGCCCGGACCGTCCAGACGGCTGGCCGCAGCGTCCTGTTCAGCGGCCTGACGGTTGCCATCGCGATGGCGGCGCTAATCCTCCCGCCCATCGCCTTCGTGCGTTCGATGGGTCTGGGCGGGGTGCTGGTCGTGCTGCTGACCGTCCTGGCCAGCGTGACGGCCCTGCCCGCGCTGCTGGCCCTGCTGGGCGAACGCGTGAACAGCCCGCGCCTGCTGCGCCTGACCTGGAGCCAGAGTGGAACCGCGTCCGCCTCGTGGACCGCCTTCGCCCGCCGCGTGACCGCCCGGCCCTGGCTGGCCGTGATCCTCAGCGCCCTCTTCCTGCTGGGGCTGGCCCTGCCCGCCTCACAGATGCGGACCGGGTACGCCGGGGCATGGGGCCTCACGCCCGGTGTGGAGAGCCGCGACGCGCTGGCCGATGTGCGCGACCTGGGGGCAGGCGGCCTCCTCAGCCAGTTCGAGGTGATCCTCGACCTGGGCGGAGAGCGGTACGGGCCGGACGACCGCGTCCGTTTCCAGCGGGTCGTGGCGGACCTGCGCGCGCTGCCGGGCGTGCAGGCCGTCATCAGCCCCTTCCTCATCCCCGCCGACCTTGCCGGGCAGCCGGGGGGAGGGGGAGTGGAGGCGCTCGGTGCCGTCAGCCTGCTCACCCGCCGTTCCTTCAGTCAGGACCGCCACCTGCTGCGCGTGACCGTCGTGCCGGACCACTATCTGCGGGCCGACCAGATCGAACCCTTCGAGGCACGGTTGCGGCGGACCCTCGCGGTGAGCGGCTTCCGTTTCCTGCTGGGCGGCGCGCCGGTCGGGGAGCGCGAGTTCAGCCACGCCCTCACGGACGCGCTGCCCACCGCCGTCCTGACGGTCTTCGCCGCGACCTTCCTGCTCCTGATGCTCGCGTTTCGCAGTCTGCTGGTGCCGCTCAAGAGCATCCTGATGAACACGCTGACGGTCGGGGCCGCCTACGGCGCCGTGACGCTGGTCGTGCAGCAGGGCGTTCTGGCCGGGCCGCTGGGCATCCCCGCCGATGTGGGGGTGCTCGATTCCAGCCTGCCGCTGCTGCTCTTCGCCGTGCTGTTCGGCCTCAGCATGGACTACGAGATTTTCCTGCTCTCCCGCGTGCAGGAGGAAGTCCTGCGCGGTCATCCCAACGATGAAGCCGTCGTGCTGGCTGTGGGCCGCACGGCCCGGATCATCACCTCGGCGGCGCTGATCATGTTCATCGTCTTCTGCGCCTTTATTGGTGGGCGCGTCGTCGCCAACAAGAGCATCGGCCTGGGGCTGGCGGTCGCGGTGGTTCTGGACGCCACGCTGGTCCGCCTGGTGCTGGTCCCCGCCTTCCTCAAGCTGGCAGGGCGCTGGAACTGGTGGCTCCCGGGGTGGCTGGACCGGCTTTTGCCACGGGTACGGGTGGAGCACTGA
- a CDS encoding MBL fold metallo-hydrolase, whose amino-acid sequence MIKPRQHGTARVWTLPTGPIQENAVLVSGAEGEGFLVDPGDDAQQLLALVRDSGVKVRGILLTHAHFDHIGAVQPLREALGVPVYLHPADLPIYRMGAASAARWNLPFVQPEAPDAEITQGQTFRAGDLTLTARELPGHAPGHVVFVAGTGEGPGFVVAGDTLFQGSTGRTDLPGGNHPQLIEGIRRELLSLPDETVVYPGHGPATTVGTERRTNLFLR is encoded by the coding sequence ATGATCAAGCCGAGACAACACGGTACGGCGCGGGTCTGGACCCTGCCCACCGGCCCAATTCAGGAAAACGCGGTGCTGGTATCGGGCGCGGAAGGCGAGGGTTTCCTCGTTGACCCCGGCGACGATGCGCAGCAGCTTCTGGCCCTGGTCCGCGATTCGGGCGTGAAGGTGCGCGGCATCCTGCTGACCCACGCGCACTTCGACCACATCGGGGCGGTGCAGCCCTTGAGGGAGGCGCTGGGGGTGCCAGTCTACCTGCATCCCGCCGACCTGCCGATCTACCGGATGGGCGCGGCGTCGGCGGCCCGGTGGAACCTGCCCTTCGTCCAGCCCGAGGCCCCCGACGCGGAGATTACGCAGGGGCAGACCTTCCGGGCGGGCGACCTGACCCTCACGGCGCGCGAACTGCCCGGACACGCGCCGGGGCATGTGGTGTTCGTGGCGGGCACCGGAGAGGGACCGGGGTTCGTGGTGGCGGGCGATACCCTCTTTCAGGGCAGCACCGGGCGCACCGACCTGCCAGGCGGCAACCACCCGCAGCTCATCGAGGGTATCCGGCGCGAACTGCTGAGCCTGCCCGACGAAACGGTGGTCTATCCGGGACACGGCCCCGCCACCACCGTCGGGACCGAGCGGCGCACGAACCTTTTTCTGAGATGA
- a CDS encoding DUF2270 domain-containing protein, translated as MPGTGGGQGALLDRTLTDISYSTNTTNALIHLYRAEVGKMTAYRQRLDMTTNWAVVTTAGLASFALGDPNNSHATFLFAMFMNYFFLRLEARRFRIYEIAHHRVRIMERFFFPAMLGEKVDPGWHQLLLAELAKPRSPMSRADAQGWRLNRNYLWIYAAVLLAWLAKLDLEQPKGWVLEFPAALSLADIGSFPGWVVFLGVFLFYTYLIVLAVRAARTYPLEEG; from the coding sequence ATGCCCGGGACAGGCGGTGGACAGGGCGCCCTGCTGGACCGGACGCTGACCGACATCAGCTACAGCACCAATACCACCAACGCCCTGATTCACCTGTACCGCGCGGAAGTCGGCAAGATGACCGCCTACCGCCAGCGGCTGGACATGACGACCAACTGGGCAGTGGTGACGACGGCGGGCCTCGCCAGCTTCGCGCTGGGCGACCCCAACAACAGCCACGCGACGTTCCTGTTCGCCATGTTCATGAACTACTTCTTCCTGCGGCTGGAGGCGCGGCGTTTCCGCATCTACGAGATCGCGCACCACCGCGTGCGGATCATGGAACGCTTCTTCTTTCCGGCGATGCTGGGCGAGAAGGTGGACCCCGGCTGGCACCAGCTCCTGCTGGCCGAACTCGCCAAGCCCCGTAGCCCGATGAGCCGCGCCGACGCGCAGGGCTGGCGCCTGAACCGCAACTACCTGTGGATCTACGCGGCGGTGCTGCTCGCCTGGCTCGCCAAACTGGATCTGGAGCAGCCCAAGGGGTGGGTGCTGGAGTTTCCCGCCGCGCTCTCGCTGGCGGATATCGGGAGCTTTCCCGGCTGGGTGGTGTTCCTGGGCGTGTTCCTGTTCTACACGTACCTGATCGTGCTGGCCGTGCGCGCGGCCCGGACCTATCCGCTGGAAGAGGGATAG
- a CDS encoding DNA polymerase III produces the protein MTSSTALLHGPLLEQTAVFRGNALLLTGPARVGKRDVALAVAAQHNCSGTRGMYGEACGTCPSCRAFAAGAHPDLLLVEPRATTSTGKAARRKLIPIGAILSARDKGREYETHVFEFLEVRPTFRRRVVIVDGAEHLGPEAANALLKLVEEPPHGALFVFLAEDLRSVIPTIVSRSARLSVTPAPDRALERTLALSGEAPDAELVAFAAGRAGVLKDREAVRAALTDAAEFTGALETGLLPALEAAERLEKRWDAAWHPEALRFTWRTQSPHARARADAALDALQAALEAYASPSLSFQVFALNLREAFGEG, from the coding sequence ATGACCTCCTCCACGGCCCTCCTCCACGGCCCGCTGCTTGAACAGACGGCCGTCTTCCGGGGCAATGCCCTGCTGCTGACCGGCCCAGCCCGCGTGGGCAAACGGGATGTGGCGCTGGCGGTCGCCGCGCAGCACAACTGCTCCGGCACACGCGGCATGTACGGCGAGGCGTGCGGGACGTGCCCGTCCTGCCGGGCGTTCGCGGCGGGCGCGCACCCCGACCTGCTGCTGGTCGAGCCGCGCGCCACCACCTCCACCGGCAAGGCCGCGCGGCGCAAGCTGATTCCTATCGGCGCGATTCTTTCGGCCCGCGACAAGGGCCGCGAGTACGAGACGCACGTGTTCGAGTTTCTGGAAGTCCGCCCCACCTTCCGCCGCCGCGTGGTGATCGTGGACGGCGCCGAGCACCTGGGGCCGGAGGCCGCGAACGCCCTGCTGAAGCTGGTCGAGGAACCGCCGCACGGCGCGCTGTTCGTGTTCCTGGCCGAGGACCTGCGCTCGGTCATCCCCACCATCGTCAGCCGCAGCGCCCGCCTGAGCGTCACCCCCGCCCCCGACCGCGCCCTTGAGCGCACGCTGGCCCTCAGCGGTGAGGCCCCTGACGCCGAACTGGTCGCCTTCGCCGCCGGGCGCGCGGGCGTGCTGAAGGACCGGGAGGCCGTGCGGGCCGCCCTCACCGACGCGGCGGAGTTCACGGGGGCGCTGGAGACGGGCCTGCTCCCGGCCCTGGAAGCCGCCGAGCGCCTGGAGAAACGCTGGGACGCCGCCTGGCACCCCGAGGCGCTGCGCTTCACCTGGCGCACGCAGTCCCCCCACGCCCGCGCCCGTGCCGACGCCGCCCTGGACGCCCTCCAGGCGGCGCTGGAAGCCTACGCCAGTCCCAGCCTGAGCTTTCAGGTGTTCGCGCTGAATCTGCGGGAGGCGTTCGGGGAAGGGTGA
- a CDS encoding helix-turn-helix domain-containing protein, with protein sequence MPFQEFLPDPRLRPLVRVYWQMEELHDAGQEEHRFLPERSVRLTFLAGSSWRGAVNGGSLQPLPEAALGGLTLQPLRVVSVGHTRALGVELYPWGARQLLGWHAGMPDLDLGEQYGADVRAVCALLHLELWEEARQTLEGWLLRLWAERAVETGKGVRAAAQLYTSLGSARIGTLADELNLSPRQLERQFVREVGVKAKTLARLIRFEEIHNRLLLNPALPLAPLAYELGFADQAHLTREFRALSQMTPRTFAQWAEKRWRPVWERELAGALVQVPGVPLVTAL encoded by the coding sequence ATGCCGTTTCAGGAGTTCCTCCCCGACCCCCGCCTGCGCCCCCTGGTGCGGGTGTACTGGCAGATGGAGGAACTTCACGATGCGGGCCAGGAAGAACACCGCTTCCTGCCGGAACGCTCGGTGCGCCTCACATTCCTGGCGGGGTCTTCGTGGCGTGGGGCGGTGAACGGTGGCAGCCTGCAACCTCTGCCGGAAGCGGCGCTGGGCGGCCTGACGCTGCAACCGCTCCGGGTCGTCTCGGTGGGCCATACGCGGGCCCTGGGCGTGGAGCTGTACCCGTGGGGCGCGCGGCAACTGCTGGGCTGGCACGCCGGAATGCCGGACCTCGACCTGGGCGAACAGTACGGGGCAGACGTGAGGGCCGTCTGCGCGCTGCTGCACCTGGAACTCTGGGAGGAAGCGCGGCAGACCCTGGAAGGCTGGCTGCTGCGCCTGTGGGCCGAACGCGCCGTGGAAACCGGCAAGGGCGTGCGCGCCGCCGCACAGCTCTACACCTCGCTGGGGAGTGCGCGAATCGGCACGCTGGCCGACGAGCTGAACCTCAGCCCCCGGCAACTGGAACGGCAGTTCGTGCGGGAAGTCGGCGTGAAGGCCAAGACGCTGGCCCGCCTGATCCGCTTCGAGGAAATCCACAACCGCCTGCTGCTGAACCCGGCCCTGCCCCTCGCCCCGCTGGCCTACGAGCTGGGCTTTGCCGACCAGGCGCACCTGACGCGGGAGTTCCGGGCGCTGAGCCAGATGACGCCGCGCACCTTCGCGCAGTGGGCCGAGAAACGTTGGCGGCCCGTCTGGGAAAGGGAACTGGCGGGCGCGCTGGTCCAGGTGCCGGGGGTTCCGCTGGTGACCGCCCTTTAG
- a CDS encoding VOC family protein — MFKTPRPGLRGMRLKHLNLAVPDVAEARAFFQKLLGFERLEDKGGVLSVLKDEDGFILIVSNFGRTAVLPEYLREFHLGFSLASPAEVDEMDARLQGAGSLPEQGPARIRGGYTFSFRAFGCVLLEFTSYGGA, encoded by the coding sequence TTGTTCAAGACCCCGCGCCCTGGCCTCCGCGGCATGAGACTGAAACATCTGAATCTTGCTGTGCCGGACGTGGCTGAAGCCAGGGCCTTCTTTCAAAAGCTGCTGGGATTTGAACGTCTGGAAGACAAGGGCGGCGTCCTGAGTGTCCTGAAAGACGAGGATGGCTTTATCCTGATCGTCAGCAACTTCGGCAGAACAGCCGTCCTCCCTGAATACCTGCGGGAATTTCATCTCGGCTTCTCTCTGGCAAGTCCTGCGGAGGTGGACGAGATGGATGCACGGCTGCAAGGGGCAGGCTCCCTGCCGGAGCAGGGCCCGGCGCGCATCCGGGGCGGGTACACCTTCTCTTTCCGGGCGTTCGGTTGTGTGCTGCTGGAATTCACGTCGTATGGCGGGGCCTGA
- a CDS encoding alpha/beta hydrolase — MFEGFRLDRIRLSEATLRVRSGGSGPPVLLLHGHPRTHATWHKVAPLLAERHTVVCPDLRGFGQSSKPPDTPDHAGSSKRAKARDCVELMDHLGFGRFAVVGHDRGAYTAFRAALDHPEVITHLAVLDAVPIAEALGRCDARFARAWWHWFFFGQPEKPERAILADPDAWYRNTPQKAAQMGAEAYADYRAAIHDPATVHGMVEDYRAGLGIDRDHDEADRRAGRKVGCPTLVLWALQDDLEDLYGDVLAVWKPWAADLRGHGIDSGHHLAEEAPAELAAALLDFLHGG; from the coding sequence ATGTTCGAGGGTTTCCGGCTGGACAGGATCAGGCTTTCAGAGGCCACGCTGCGCGTCCGTTCCGGCGGCTCGGGTCCGCCCGTCCTGCTCCTGCACGGTCATCCCCGCACGCACGCCACCTGGCACAAGGTCGCCCCCCTCCTGGCCGAACGTCACACGGTCGTCTGCCCGGACCTGCGCGGCTTCGGGCAGTCCTCCAAACCGCCGGACACGCCCGACCACGCGGGGTCCTCGAAGCGGGCCAAGGCGCGCGACTGCGTGGAACTGATGGACCACCTGGGCTTCGGCCGCTTCGCCGTCGTGGGCCACGACCGCGGCGCCTACACGGCCTTCCGGGCGGCCCTGGATCATCCCGAAGTCATCACGCACCTGGCCGTGCTCGACGCGGTGCCCATCGCTGAAGCCCTCGGGCGGTGTGACGCCCGTTTTGCCCGGGCGTGGTGGCACTGGTTCTTCTTCGGCCAGCCGGAGAAACCCGAGCGGGCCATCCTGGCCGACCCGGACGCCTGGTACCGGAACACGCCCCAGAAGGCGGCGCAGATGGGTGCGGAGGCTTACGCGGACTACCGGGCCGCCATCCACGACCCGGCGACGGTTCACGGCATGGTGGAGGATTACCGCGCGGGTCTGGGCATCGACCGGGACCACGACGAGGCCGACCGGCGGGCCGGGCGAAAGGTCGGCTGCCCCACCCTGGTCCTGTGGGCCTTGCAGGACGATCTGGAAGACCTGTACGGCGACGTTCTCGCGGTCTGGAAGCCCTGGGCGGCCGACCTGCGCGGGCACGGGATCGACTCCGGTCACCACCTGGCCGAGGAGGCCCCTGCGGAACTCGCGGCGGCACTGCTCGATTTCCTGCACGGCGGTTGA
- a CDS encoding metallophosphoesterase family protein — protein sequence MRLLLLSDIHANHPALEAVLRDAVPRRFDQVVHLGDALGYGPHPRQVLTTLRELDAVCLRGNHEQMLLEYADGRREKHASVVSAALLWQLGQLSDRDVAWVRSWRDGLDDPTVGARYRHGTPVSLDAYTDSVTAAREAFAQWGGRLGFVGHTHVPAVYATLNAPVGEWIKAQTFPEGGSYPVPPAARVILNPGSVGQPRDGNPQASYAIFDRQRGHFEVFRVPYDVGRTQDAVLAAGLPPVLAARLAIGK from the coding sequence GTGCGGCTGCTGCTGCTGTCTGACATTCATGCCAATCACCCGGCCCTGGAGGCGGTGCTGCGCGACGCCGTCCCGCGGCGTTTCGATCAGGTGGTTCACCTGGGCGACGCCCTGGGCTACGGCCCGCATCCGCGTCAGGTACTGACCACCCTGCGTGAGCTGGACGCCGTGTGCCTGCGGGGCAACCACGAACAGATGCTGCTGGAGTACGCGGACGGCAGGCGCGAGAAGCACGCGAGCGTCGTATCGGCGGCCCTGCTGTGGCAGTTGGGGCAGTTGTCCGACCGGGACGTGGCCTGGGTGCGTTCCTGGCGCGACGGCCTCGACGACCCCACCGTGGGCGCCCGCTATCGGCACGGCACACCCGTCAGCCTCGACGCCTACACCGATTCCGTCACCGCCGCCCGTGAAGCCTTCGCGCAGTGGGGGGGGCGCCTGGGGTTCGTGGGGCATACCCACGTCCCCGCCGTGTACGCGACCCTGAACGCCCCGGTGGGCGAGTGGATCAAGGCCCAGACCTTCCCCGAGGGCGGCAGCTACCCGGTGCCGCCCGCCGCCCGCGTGATCCTGAATCCCGGCAGCGTCGGCCAGCCCCGCGACGGTAATCCGCAGGCCAGCTACGCCATCTTCGACCGCCAGCGCGGCCACTTCGAGGTCTTCCGGGTGCCCTACGACGTGGGCCGCACCCAGGACGCCGTGCTGGCCGCCGGACTGCCCCCGGTGCTGGCCGCGCGGCTGGCCATCGGGAAGTGA
- a CDS encoding APH(3') family aminoglycoside O-phosphotransferase, which produces MTPLTLPDPLRRVLPAARWEAVTEGCSGAGVWRSQKYVVKVQERGGPTVSTLLQERERLRWLWGRVPVPSVVGYEITPTHEYLAMTRLPGLPMSHPDAALHPERVTDLLARALRELHALPVRECPFNMSLPVTLRLARERVRAGAVDEADFDDERQGWSAAEVFNELVRTRPGTEDIVVTHGDACLPNVILNGEYVEGFVDVGRAGLADRHADLALAWRSLRHNLGPEHAERFLDLYGRAWVDERKLAYYRLLDELF; this is translated from the coding sequence ATGACCCCCCTGACCCTCCCCGACCCGCTGCGCCGCGTGTTGCCCGCCGCCCGCTGGGAGGCCGTGACGGAGGGATGCAGCGGCGCGGGCGTGTGGCGCAGCCAGAAATACGTGGTGAAGGTGCAGGAGCGCGGCGGCCCCACGGTCAGCACCCTGCTGCAAGAGCGCGAGCGGCTGCGCTGGCTGTGGGGCCGCGTCCCGGTGCCCAGCGTGGTGGGGTACGAGATCACGCCGACCCACGAATACCTCGCCATGACCCGCCTGCCCGGCCTTCCCATGAGTCACCCCGATGCCGCGCTGCACCCGGAGCGCGTCACCGACCTGCTGGCCCGCGCCCTGCGCGAACTGCACGCCCTCCCGGTGCGGGAGTGCCCCTTCAACATGTCCCTGCCCGTCACCCTGCGCCTGGCCCGCGAACGGGTGCGGGCGGGCGCAGTGGATGAGGCGGACTTCGACGATGAACGGCAGGGGTGGAGCGCCGCCGAGGTCTTCAATGAACTCGTCCGCACCCGGCCCGGGACAGAGGACATCGTCGTGACGCATGGCGACGCCTGCCTCCCCAACGTCATCCTGAACGGCGAGTACGTGGAGGGCTTCGTGGACGTGGGCCGCGCGGGCCTGGCCGACCGTCACGCGGACCTCGCGCTGGCCTGGCGCAGTCTGAGGCACAACCTGGGGCCGGAACACGCCGAACGCTTCCTCGACCTGTACGGGCGGGCGTGGGTGGACGAACGCAAGCTGGCGTATTACCGCCTGCTGGACGAACTGTTCTGA